Proteins from a genomic interval of Nostoc sp. TCL240-02:
- a CDS encoding ankyrin repeat domain-containing protein, with protein MSQLNRQDLSEATTQWLVAKGYNPGDLNQPGENGDTALMKATREGVYAVVKELIDAGADINALNSDRNNALWFACFGNHYDLINLLLASKININNQNDNGATVLMYAASAGKTEVVKLLLQHHPNLYLKNLDDYKAIDFASNVEVLRILKNAIKSDVGQSLS; from the coding sequence ATGAGTCAATTAAATAGACAAGACTTGAGTGAAGCAACAACTCAATGGCTAGTAGCAAAAGGCTATAACCCTGGGGATTTAAATCAGCCAGGAGAAAATGGCGATACAGCTTTGATGAAAGCTACAAGAGAGGGAGTTTATGCAGTCGTTAAAGAACTCATTGATGCAGGCGCGGATATCAATGCTCTAAATAGCGATCGCAACAATGCTTTGTGGTTTGCTTGTTTTGGTAATCACTACGATTTAATTAATTTACTGCTTGCTAGCAAGATTAACATTAACAACCAAAATGATAACGGTGCAACAGTTTTAATGTACGCAGCTTCAGCCGGAAAGACAGAAGTAGTCAAGCTACTTTTACAACATCATCCTAATTTATATTTAAAAAACTTAGATGACTATAAAGCGATAGATTTTGCTAGCAACGTAGAAGTTTTAAGGATACTTAAAAATGCCATCAAGTCAGATGTCGGGCAAAGCCTATCATGA
- a CDS encoding molybdopterin-binding protein: protein MEISARNSLKGTVKKVVPGTVNTEVILEIAPGVELVSIITKSSAEKLGLAEGKEAYAVIKSSDVIVAVE, encoded by the coding sequence ATGGAAATTAGCGCTCGTAATTCTCTTAAAGGTACTGTAAAAAAAGTTGTGCCTGGTACAGTTAACACTGAGGTAATTTTAGAAATTGCACCAGGAGTAGAGTTAGTGTCAATAATCACAAAATCATCAGCAGAAAAGCTGGGACTTGCAGAAGGCAAGGAAGCTTATGCCGTGATTAAATCATCAGATGTGATAGTTGCTGTTGAGTAA
- a CDS encoding FeoA family protein, which produces MFTPFSITGCSLELLKTGERGIVTFCKSQDESILNRLISIGITPEATITLEQNFPSFLIKI; this is translated from the coding sequence ATGTTTACCCCTTTTAGTATTACTGGCTGTTCATTAGAATTATTGAAAACAGGAGAGCGAGGAATCGTCACCTTTTGTAAAAGTCAGGATGAAAGCATCTTAAACAGACTGATATCAATAGGGATAACTCCCGAAGCCACTATTACTTTAGAACAAAACTTTCCATCATTCCTTATTAAAATATAA
- a CDS encoding 2Fe-2S iron-sulfur cluster-binding protein: MASYQVRLINKKEDLDTTIEVEEDTTILEAAEENGIELPFSCHAGSCSSCVGKVVEGEVNQDDQNFLDDDQVSKGYALLCVTYPRSNCTIKTHQEAYLV, from the coding sequence ATGGCTTCCTACCAAGTTAGATTAATCAACAAAAAAGAAGACCTCGACACCACAATCGAAGTTGAAGAAGACACTACCATCTTAGAAGCAGCAGAAGAAAATGGTATTGAGTTGCCCTTTTCATGTCATGCAGGCTCTTGCTCTAGCTGTGTTGGTAAAGTTGTCGAAGGTGAAGTTAATCAAGACGATCAAAACTTCCTGGATGACGATCAGGTTTCTAAAGGATACGCTCTACTTTGTGTAACTTATCCTCGTTCTAATTGCACAATCAAAACACATCAAGAAGCGTATCTCGTATAA
- a CDS encoding iron-sulfur cluster assembly accessory protein, with the protein MAVILSEKAEFHLRAFLKGSAPDANGATKGVRISVKDGGCSGYEYAIDITSKPQPDDLVSHQGKVVVYVDAKSAPLLDGVIVDFVEGVMESGFKFINPNATDTCGCGKSFKTDDGTPTGVPCS; encoded by the coding sequence ATGGCCGTTATTTTATCAGAAAAAGCAGAATTTCATCTGCGGGCATTTCTTAAAGGTTCCGCACCCGACGCTAATGGCGCAACTAAAGGTGTCCGCATCTCTGTAAAAGATGGTGGTTGCAGTGGCTATGAATATGCAATTGATATCACCAGCAAACCCCAACCAGATGATTTGGTAAGTCACCAAGGCAAAGTGGTAGTTTACGTTGATGCCAAAAGCGCGCCGTTATTAGACGGAGTTATCGTTGACTTCGTTGAGGGAGTGATGGAAAGCGGTTTTAAATTCATCAACCCCAACGCAACTGATACCTGCGGTTGTGGAAAGTCCTTCAAAACAGACGACGGTACGCCTACTGGTGTACCTTGCAGCTAA
- a CDS encoding HesA/MoeB/ThiF family protein: protein MVNLTPTELERYRRQMMLPNFGETAQKRLKSATVLVTGVGGLGGTAALYLAVAGVGRLILVRGGDLRLDDMNRQVLMTDDWVGKPRVFKAKETLDAINPDVQVEAVHDYITPENVDSLVQSADMALDCAHNFTERNLLNEACVRSRKPMVEAAMNGMEAYLTTIIPGVTPCLSCLFPEKPEWDQRGFSVIGAVSGTLACLTALEAIKLITGFSQPLLSQLLTIDLNRMEFAKRRSYRDRSCPVCGNSAPWRHAQSNSMEPTGITQNSH from the coding sequence TTGGTTAACCTAACGCCTACCGAATTAGAACGCTATCGTCGCCAAATGATGCTTCCGAATTTTGGCGAAACAGCACAGAAACGCCTGAAGTCAGCGACAGTTTTGGTTACAGGTGTGGGGGGATTAGGCGGTACGGCGGCGCTTTACTTAGCAGTAGCGGGCGTTGGGCGGCTAATCCTAGTCCGGGGTGGTGACTTACGGCTAGATGATATGAATCGTCAGGTTCTCATGACTGATGATTGGGTAGGTAAGCCAAGGGTATTCAAAGCTAAAGAAACTCTGGATGCGATTAATCCTGATGTCCAAGTGGAAGCTGTTCATGATTACATCACCCCGGAAAATGTAGATTCGTTAGTGCAGTCGGCTGATATGGCTCTTGATTGCGCCCACAACTTTACAGAGCGCAATTTGTTAAATGAAGCCTGTGTGCGATCGCGTAAGCCAATGGTAGAAGCCGCAATGAATGGAATGGAGGCTTACCTGACGACGATTATTCCTGGTGTGACTCCTTGTTTATCTTGTCTGTTTCCAGAAAAGCCTGAGTGGGATCAGCGCGGTTTTTCAGTTATAGGCGCTGTTTCTGGAACCCTAGCTTGTCTAACAGCACTGGAAGCTATCAAGCTGATCACTGGGTTTAGTCAGCCTCTATTGTCACAATTGCTGACAATTGACCTAAATCGGATGGAATTTGCTAAACGCCGTTCTTACCGCGATCGCTCTTGTCCAGTATGCGGCAATAGTGCGCCTTGGAGACACGCGCAATCTAATTCGATGGAACCCACAGGTATTACACAAAATAGTCATTAG
- the nifW gene encoding nitrogenase-stabilizing/protective protein NifW, translating into MTGTIDEFKKLVDAEEFFQFFNMPYDLEVVNVHRLHILKKFSQHIQEIDDNSPDLSEEEKLNQYSLALQKAYQLFTESTAYEQKLFKVFNDKPKNVVTLTEITSD; encoded by the coding sequence ATGACTGGAACAATTGATGAATTCAAGAAGCTCGTAGATGCAGAAGAATTTTTTCAATTCTTTAATATGCCCTACGATTTAGAAGTTGTGAATGTGCATCGTCTACATATTCTGAAAAAGTTTTCTCAACACATCCAGGAAATTGATGATAATTCTCCTGACTTGAGCGAAGAAGAGAAATTAAATCAATATTCTTTGGCTTTGCAAAAAGCTTATCAGTTATTTACCGAATCGACAGCTTACGAACAAAAGCTGTTCAAAGTGTTTAACGACAAGCCGAAAAATGTAGTCACACTGACAGAAATCACTTCTGATTAG
- a CDS encoding CCE_0567 family metalloprotein — MQAEETSIEELQGQIRRLNSKAGQMKMDLHDLAEGLPTDYTQLMDVAAATYEIYRQLDELKQHLKQLENAK; from the coding sequence GTGCAAGCAGAAGAAACGAGTATTGAGGAACTACAAGGACAAATCCGACGGCTCAACAGCAAAGCAGGTCAAATGAAAATGGATCTGCATGATTTAGCTGAAGGACTGCCAACAGATTACACACAACTTATGGATGTTGCCGCCGCAACTTATGAAATCTATCGCCAGTTAGATGAACTTAAGCAACATCTGAAACAATTGGAGAATGCGAAATGA
- a CDS encoding NifX-associated nitrogen fixation protein, producing MTANNSVNGTATTEVLNSPFLKVLIKQIRGQDSYGVYRTWSDELILKPFIVTKQKKREISVEGEVDPITQARIMAFFRAVAAGIEQETGLISQVVVDLSHEGFGWALVFSGRLLLAVKTLRDAHRFGFDSVEKLAEEGENYVKKGLDLAKRFPEVGKL from the coding sequence ATGACCGCAAATAATAGTGTTAACGGAACCGCTACAACTGAAGTCTTGAACTCACCTTTCCTGAAGGTATTAATCAAACAAATCCGTGGTCAAGACAGTTATGGAGTTTATCGTACTTGGTCGGATGAATTGATTCTCAAACCCTTTATTGTCACCAAACAAAAGAAACGGGAAATCTCCGTTGAGGGCGAAGTCGATCCGATCACACAAGCACGAATTATGGCATTTTTTCGGGCTGTAGCGGCTGGAATTGAACAAGAAACAGGCTTGATATCCCAGGTTGTAGTTGATTTGAGTCATGAAGGATTTGGCTGGGCGCTAGTTTTTTCTGGTCGTCTCTTGCTAGCTGTGAAAACCTTGCGAGATGCTCATCGCTTTGGCTTTGACTCAGTAGAGAAATTAGCAGAAGAGGGAGAAAACTACGTCAAAAAAGGTCTTGATTTGGCGAAACGCTTTCCTGAAGTTGGCAAACTTTAA
- the nifX gene encoding nitrogen fixation protein NifX translates to MKIAFTTSDGVHINTHFGGSEQIDIYEISDEGYQFVESLKFNYEIQEENNEGKLAPKIEALGDCTIIYVFAIGGSAAARLIKKGVTPVKARSEEEEISEVLNKLVKTLKGNPPPWLRKALQPKTTNFADEIEDEATV, encoded by the coding sequence ATGAAAATTGCCTTTACGACAAGTGACGGAGTTCATATTAATACTCACTTTGGAGGCTCAGAACAAATTGATATTTATGAAATTTCAGATGAAGGATATCAATTTGTAGAAAGCCTCAAATTTAATTATGAAATCCAAGAAGAGAATAATGAGGGTAAACTCGCACCAAAAATTGAAGCATTAGGTGACTGCACAATTATTTATGTTTTCGCAATTGGTGGTAGTGCTGCCGCTCGGTTAATCAAGAAAGGTGTCACGCCAGTGAAGGCGCGATCGGAAGAAGAAGAAATTAGTGAAGTGCTAAATAAGCTAGTGAAAACCCTCAAAGGTAATCCTCCACCTTGGTTGCGTAAAGCTTTGCAGCCAAAAACCACAAACTTTGCTGATGAAATTGAAGACGAAGCAACAGTATGA
- the nifN gene encoding nitrogenase iron-molybdenum cofactor biosynthesis protein NifN: protein MAIVTASNKALTVNPLKQSQALGATLAFLGLKGTMPLFHGSQGCTAFAKVVLVRHFREAIPLATTAMTEVTTILGGEENVEQAILTLVEKANPEIIGLCSTGLTETRGDDIEGFLKEIRDRHPELNDLAIVFAPTPDFKGALQDGFAVAVESIVKEIPRAGGLRTEQVTILAGSAFTPGDVQEIKEIITSFGLVPIFVPDLGASLDGHLEDNYSAVTVSGTTLKQLREVGSSAFTLALGESMRGAAKILEERFGTPYEVFGELTGLEPVDEFIQALAILSGNSVPEKYRRQRRQLQDAMLDTHFYFGAKRVSLALEPDLLWSTVHFLQSMGAQIHAVVTTTRSHLLEKLPVKSITIGDLEDFDSLAGGSDLLIGNSNVGAIAKRLSIPLYRLGLPIYDRLGNGQFTKVGYRGTMELLFGIGNLFLEAEEARVKQFQEFGTVSAEF, encoded by the coding sequence ATGGCGATCGTTACCGCTTCTAACAAAGCACTGACAGTTAATCCCCTCAAGCAAAGTCAAGCTTTGGGCGCAACCTTAGCCTTTTTGGGATTGAAAGGGACGATGCCCTTATTCCACGGTTCTCAAGGTTGTACTGCTTTCGCCAAAGTTGTCTTAGTGCGGCATTTCCGGGAAGCGATTCCCCTTGCTACGACGGCGATGACGGAAGTCACTACTATTTTGGGTGGTGAAGAGAATGTGGAGCAAGCAATTCTCACTCTGGTAGAAAAAGCTAATCCAGAAATTATTGGTTTATGTAGTACTGGGTTAACGGAAACTAGAGGCGATGACATTGAAGGTTTTCTGAAGGAAATCCGCGATCGCCATCCCGAATTGAATGATTTAGCGATCGTTTTTGCGCCTACCCCAGATTTTAAAGGTGCGTTGCAAGATGGTTTTGCTGTCGCTGTCGAAAGCATAGTTAAGGAAATTCCTCGCGCGGGTGGACTCAGAACTGAACAAGTCACGATTTTGGCGGGTTCTGCTTTCACACCTGGGGATGTACAGGAAATCAAAGAGATAATCACATCTTTTGGATTAGTGCCGATCTTTGTACCTGATCTTGGTGCTTCTCTAGATGGACATTTAGAGGATAATTATAGTGCGGTTACAGTCAGTGGGACTACCTTAAAACAGCTACGAGAAGTCGGTAGTTCTGCCTTTACCCTGGCATTGGGTGAAAGTATGCGGGGGGCTGCCAAGATTCTCGAAGAACGCTTTGGCACACCTTATGAGGTGTTTGGCGAACTGACAGGATTGGAACCAGTAGATGAGTTTATCCAAGCATTGGCGATTCTGAGCGGTAATAGCGTACCGGAAAAATACCGCCGCCAACGCCGTCAGTTGCAAGATGCAATGTTGGACACTCACTTTTACTTTGGTGCAAAACGAGTTTCCTTAGCGCTGGAACCTGATTTGTTGTGGTCAACAGTGCATTTTCTGCAATCAATGGGAGCGCAAATTCATGCTGTGGTGACAACCACGCGATCGCACCTCTTGGAAAAACTCCCGGTTAAAAGTATCACCATCGGCGACTTAGAAGACTTTGATAGTTTAGCAGGTGGTTCTGATTTGCTGATTGGTAACTCGAATGTGGGTGCGATCGCAAAACGCCTTTCGATTCCTCTTTATCGTTTAGGATTGCCCATTTATGACCGCTTAGGTAATGGTCAATTTACCAAAGTTGGCTATCGAGGCACGATGGAACTTTTGTTTGGCATCGGCAACCTGTTTTTAGAGGCAGAAGAAGCGAGAGTTAAACAGTTCCAAGAGTTCGGAACTGTGAGCGCTGAGTTTTGA
- the nifE gene encoding nitrogenase iron-molybdenum cofactor biosynthesis protein NifE, whose product MKSTQGKINELLTETGCEHNQHKQAQKKNKSCAQQAQPGAAQGGCAFDGAMISLVPIVDSAHLVHGPIACAGNSWGSRGSLSSGPLLYKMGFTTDLGENDVIFGGEKKLYKAILELKERYQPAAVFVYATCVTALIGDDMDAVCKAAAEKIGIPVVPVIAPGFIGSKNLGNRFGGEALLEYVVGTAEPEHTTPYDINLIGEYNIAGEMWGVTPLLKKLGIRILSKITGDARYDEIRYAHRAKLNVMICSRALLNMARKMEERYNIPYIEESFYGIDDMNRCLRNIAAKLGDRDLQERTEKLIADETAALDLALAPYRARLKGKRVVLYTGGVKSWSIISAARDLGIEVVATSTRKSTEEDKAKIKKLIGNDGIMLEKGNAQELLQLVKDTRADMLIAGGRNQYTALKARIPFLDINQERHHPYAGYVGMIEMARELYEALYSPIWEQIRKPAPWEEEEEV is encoded by the coding sequence ATGAAAAGCACCCAAGGTAAAATCAACGAGCTGCTGACTGAGACAGGATGCGAGCATAATCAGCACAAACAAGCCCAAAAGAAAAACAAATCATGCGCTCAACAGGCACAACCTGGCGCGGCTCAAGGGGGCTGTGCCTTTGATGGTGCAATGATTTCTCTAGTACCGATCGTAGATTCAGCGCATTTAGTCCACGGGCCGATCGCCTGTGCTGGTAATTCCTGGGGCAGTCGTGGTAGTCTGTCGTCTGGCCCTCTACTCTACAAAATGGGCTTTACGACTGACTTGGGTGAGAATGATGTCATCTTCGGTGGCGAAAAGAAACTCTATAAAGCGATTCTGGAACTCAAAGAGCGCTACCAACCAGCAGCAGTATTTGTTTACGCCACTTGCGTTACAGCCTTAATTGGCGATGATATGGATGCTGTCTGCAAAGCTGCGGCTGAGAAAATTGGTATTCCTGTTGTTCCAGTCATTGCCCCAGGATTCATTGGCAGTAAAAATCTGGGCAACCGTTTTGGCGGTGAAGCTTTGTTAGAATATGTTGTCGGAACAGCAGAACCGGAACATACAACGCCCTATGATATTAACTTAATCGGTGAATACAATATCGCCGGTGAGATGTGGGGAGTAACACCACTATTAAAAAAATTAGGCATCCGTATTTTGTCTAAAATTACGGGCGATGCTCGCTACGATGAAATTCGCTACGCCCACCGCGCAAAGCTCAACGTCATGATCTGCTCACGAGCGTTGCTGAATATGGCGAGAAAGATGGAGGAGCGTTACAACATCCCTTACATTGAAGAGTCTTTTTACGGCATCGATGATATGAATCGCTGTCTGCGAAATATCGCTGCTAAATTAGGCGATCGCGATCTACAAGAACGGACAGAAAAGCTAATTGCAGATGAAACGGCTGCTTTAGATTTGGCACTAGCTCCCTATCGCGCTCGACTCAAAGGTAAGCGCGTTGTTTTGTATACAGGTGGTGTCAAGAGTTGGTCGATTATTTCGGCTGCTAGAGACTTAGGCATTGAAGTTGTTGCTACTAGTACTCGCAAAAGTACTGAAGAAGATAAAGCCAAAATCAAGAAGTTGATTGGCAACGATGGCATCATGTTGGAGAAAGGCAACGCTCAAGAATTGCTACAACTGGTTAAAGACACTCGCGCAGATATGCTGATTGCTGGTGGACGTAACCAATACACAGCTTTGAAAGCTCGAATTCCTTTCCTTGATATCAACCAAGAACGCCACCATCCTTATGCAGGTTATGTAGGAATGATTGAGATGGCGCGGGAATTGTACGAAGCTTTGTATAGCCCGATTTGGGAACAAATACGCAAACCCGCTCCTTGGGAAGAAGAGGAGGAAGTTTAA
- a CDS encoding Mo-dependent nitrogenase C-terminal domain-containing protein: METINHTHEHTHTHPHPNYHPPNQKKRGWFNNLLNPLRGVVDGIQVKNNRIAHLICQTIPCCCPFERQIKLFGKCIDIPPLCKLNPLYDEFVGLRFRALSYLTDVCGEDVTKYIC, translated from the coding sequence ATGGAAACCATCAATCACACTCACGAACATACTCACACTCATCCTCATCCTAATTACCATCCACCTAATCAGAAAAAACGAGGGTGGTTCAACAATCTTCTGAATCCGTTGCGTGGTGTAGTGGATGGAATTCAGGTTAAAAATAATCGCATCGCTCATCTAATTTGCCAAACAATTCCTTGTTGTTGTCCTTTTGAGCGACAAATTAAATTATTTGGGAAGTGTATTGATATTCCACCACTATGTAAACTCAATCCTTTATATGACGAATTTGTAGGATTGCGTTTCCGCGCTCTATCTTACCTGACCGATGTCTGTGGAGAGGATGTCACAAAATACATTTGTTAG
- the nifK gene encoding nitrogenase molybdenum-iron protein subunit beta encodes MPQNPEKIQDHVELFHQPEYQQLFENKKQFENGHDPEEVTRVAEWTKGWDYREKNFAREALTVNPAKGCQPLGAIFAAVGFEGTLPFVQGSQGCVAYFRTHLTRHYKEPFSGVSSSMTEDAAVFGGLQNMIDGLANSYQLYKPKMIAVCTTCMAEVIGDDLQAFINNAKSAGSVPQDFPVPYAHTPSFVGSHITGYDNMMKGILSNLTAGHKKETSNGKINFIPGFDTYVGNNREIKRIASLFGFDYTILADNSDYLDSPNTGEFDMYPGGTKLEDAADSINAKATIALQAHSTPKTREYIEKEWKQPTSVSRPWGIKGTDEFLMKLSELSGIPIPEQLEIERGQAVDAMTDSHSWIHGKRFAIYGEPDLVYSVVGFMLEMGAEPVHILVHNTNEVFEAEMKELLASSPFGSNATVWGGKDLWHMRSLLFTEPVDFLVGNTYGKYLWRDTKIPLVRIGYPIMDRHHLHRYSTIGYQGVINLLNWTVNTLFEEIDRNTNIPSKTDISYDLIR; translated from the coding sequence ATGCCTCAGAATCCCGAAAAAATTCAAGATCACGTCGAGTTATTCCACCAACCAGAGTACCAACAGCTATTTGAAAACAAAAAGCAGTTTGAAAACGGTCACGACCCTGAAGAAGTAACACGGGTTGCAGAGTGGACAAAAGGTTGGGATTATCGTGAAAAGAACTTCGCTCGTGAAGCTTTAACCGTTAACCCTGCTAAAGGTTGTCAACCATTGGGAGCAATTTTTGCTGCTGTTGGTTTTGAAGGTACTCTACCTTTCGTTCAAGGTTCTCAAGGTTGCGTTGCTTATTTCCGCACCCACTTAACCCGTCACTACAAAGAGCCATTCTCTGGTGTATCTTCTTCAATGACTGAAGATGCAGCCGTATTTGGTGGTCTGCAAAACATGATCGACGGTTTGGCGAACTCTTACCAACTGTACAAGCCCAAGATGATCGCTGTCTGCACCACTTGTATGGCAGAAGTAATTGGTGATGACTTACAAGCCTTCATCAACAACGCTAAGAGTGCTGGTTCAGTTCCTCAAGATTTCCCAGTACCTTACGCTCACACTCCTAGCTTTGTCGGTTCCCACATCACTGGTTACGACAACATGATGAAGGGAATTCTTTCTAACCTGACCGCAGGTCATAAGAAAGAAACCAGCAATGGTAAAATCAACTTCATCCCAGGTTTTGACACCTACGTAGGCAACAACCGCGAAATCAAGCGGATTGCTTCGCTGTTCGGCTTTGACTACACAATTCTAGCCGACAACAGCGACTACTTGGATTCACCTAACACAGGTGAGTTCGATATGTACCCAGGTGGTACAAAGCTAGAAGATGCAGCAGATTCAATCAATGCGAAAGCTACAATCGCACTGCAAGCACACTCTACACCCAAAACCCGCGAGTACATCGAGAAAGAATGGAAGCAACCAACCTCAGTTTCCCGTCCTTGGGGCATTAAGGGTACTGATGAGTTCTTGATGAAACTCAGCGAATTGAGCGGTATCCCCATTCCCGAACAATTGGAAATTGAACGCGGTCAGGCAGTTGATGCCATGACTGACTCCCACTCATGGATTCACGGCAAGCGTTTTGCTATCTACGGCGAACCAGATTTAGTATACAGCGTAGTTGGCTTTATGCTAGAAATGGGTGCTGAACCTGTGCATATCTTGGTTCACAACACCAACGAAGTATTTGAAGCAGAAATGAAAGAACTGCTTGCTTCTAGCCCCTTCGGTAGCAATGCAACTGTTTGGGGTGGTAAAGACTTGTGGCACATGCGTTCTTTGTTGTTCACCGAACCAGTAGACTTCTTAGTTGGTAACACCTACGGTAAGTACCTGTGGCGCGACACCAAGATTCCCCTCGTGAGAATCGGCTACCCCATCATGGATCGCCACCACTTACACCGTTACTCCACCATTGGTTATCAAGGTGTGATCAACCTACTCAACTGGACTGTAAACACCCTGTTTGAAGAAATCGATCGCAACACCAACATTCCTTCTAAGACAGATATTTCCTACGACTTGATTCGTTAG
- the nifD gene encoding nitrogenase molybdenum-iron protein alpha chain → MTPPENQNIIEERKELIKEVLSAYPEKAAKKREKHLGVYEEGKSDCGVKSNIKSLPGVMTARGCAYAGSKGVVWGPIKDMIHISHGPVGCGYWSWSGRRNYYIGTTGIDTFGTMHFTSDFQERDIVFGGDKKLVKLIQELDVLFPLNRGVSIQSECPIGLIGDDIEAVARKTSKEIGKPVVPVRCEGFRGVSQSLGHHIANDMVRDWVFTRSDQAKKDGTLKFEGTPYDVAIIGDYNIGGDAWASRILLEEIGLRVVAQWSGDGTINEMLMTPNVKMNLIHCYRSMNYISRHMEEAYGIPWLEYNFFGPTKIAESLREIASKFDETIQANAEKVIAKYQPTMDAVVAKYRPRLDGKTVAIMVGGLRPRHVVPAFQDLGMKMIGTGYEFAHNDDYKRTTHYIENGTIVYDDVTAYEFEEFIKALKPDLVASGVKEKYVFQKMGLPFRQMHSWDYSGPYHGYDGFAIFARDMDLALNSPTWGLIGAPWNEKAQAKKAEAKAKAAV, encoded by the coding sequence ATGACACCTCCAGAAAATCAAAACATCATCGAAGAAAGAAAAGAACTAATTAAAGAAGTTCTCAGTGCTTACCCAGAAAAAGCTGCTAAAAAGCGCGAAAAGCACTTAGGCGTATACGAAGAAGGTAAGTCCGATTGCGGCGTTAAGTCTAACATTAAATCCCTTCCTGGGGTAATGACCGCTCGTGGTTGTGCTTATGCTGGTTCTAAAGGTGTGGTCTGGGGTCCTATTAAGGACATGATCCACATCAGCCACGGGCCTGTAGGTTGCGGTTACTGGTCTTGGTCTGGTCGTCGTAACTACTACATCGGCACCACAGGTATTGATACCTTTGGTACCATGCACTTCACCTCTGACTTCCAAGAAAGAGATATCGTGTTCGGTGGTGACAAGAAACTTGTTAAGCTCATCCAAGAACTAGATGTACTTTTCCCCCTCAACCGTGGTGTTTCCATTCAATCTGAATGTCCCATCGGTCTAATCGGGGATGACATCGAAGCTGTCGCTCGGAAGACATCGAAAGAAATTGGTAAGCCAGTTGTACCTGTGCGTTGCGAAGGCTTCCGGGGTGTTTCCCAATCTTTGGGACACCACATTGCTAACGACATGGTTCGTGACTGGGTTTTCACCAGATCCGACCAAGCGAAAAAAGACGGTACACTCAAGTTTGAAGGTACTCCTTATGATGTAGCCATCATTGGTGACTACAACATCGGTGGAGATGCTTGGGCTAGCCGCATCCTGTTAGAAGAAATCGGCTTGCGCGTAGTCGCTCAGTGGTCAGGTGATGGCACCATCAACGAAATGTTGATGACCCCCAATGTGAAGATGAACCTCATCCACTGTTACCGGTCGATGAACTACATCAGCCGTCACATGGAAGAAGCTTATGGTATACCCTGGCTTGAGTATAATTTCTTCGGCCCCACCAAGATTGCTGAATCTTTACGGGAAATCGCTTCCAAGTTTGACGAAACAATCCAAGCAAACGCTGAGAAGGTTATCGCCAAGTATCAACCCACAATGGATGCGGTAGTTGCTAAGTACCGCCCCCGCTTGGATGGTAAGACCGTTGCCATCATGGTTGGTGGTCTACGTCCTCGCCACGTTGTGCCAGCTTTCCAAGACTTGGGCATGAAGATGATTGGTACAGGTTATGAGTTCGCTCATAACGATGACTACAAACGTACCACTCACTACATCGAAAACGGCACCATCGTTTATGACGACGTTACCGCTTACGAATTCGAGGAATTTATCAAAGCGCTGAAGCCTGATTTGGTAGCTTCTGGTGTGAAAGAGAAGTACGTCTTCCAAAAGATGGGTCTTCCTTTCCGTCAAATGCACTCTTGGGATTACTCCGGCCCTTATCACGGTTATGACGGCTTCGCCATCTTCGCACGTGACATGGACTTGGCACTCAACAGCCCAACCTGGGGATTAATTGGCGCTCCTTGGAATGAAAAAGCTCAGGCTAAGAAGGCTGAAGCTAAGGCTAAGGCTGCCGTTTAG